From a region of the Brevibacterium siliguriense genome:
- a CDS encoding zinc-dependent metalloprotease, with translation MTDDNNNEQNPFEQIFGMLFGANGPGSGQGDDKNSSGMPQGFSIDPAMMSSIMSQMQGLFGQGADPQAQAVSIAQKAVPDPDPSVSEDAERATTDAFRLAELWLAEATDFSVANRTARPLRRADWVKETMPGWQKFVLPIKENMSSALTDTLESQVPAEMKGILAGASSMFGSMSDSMFAMQIGQAVGALSESVLTGTEVGLPLLPHDTAVVIETNIETFASEIDVDVSEVRIYLAAQELAHLALFERAPWLSAQVETALTRYAQGLKVDTSQIEDMASNIDPSNISDLSDNIRQGLFNPPTTDDQKKALTSLENLLAVIAGWVDVVVYEACRHLPGRDQIREAMRRRRATAGPAEKTFSTLVGLEFNPRRLRDAAALFGYLETQGGAEARDRVFSHPDLLPTTQDLDDPLGYSERRHAEWTNESSIDEALSRILAEGLDGAGGSDAESSAESEDSGSDGSESSDDDSSDSPDDR, from the coding sequence ATGACCGATGACAACAACAACGAGCAGAATCCGTTCGAGCAGATCTTCGGAATGCTCTTCGGCGCCAATGGTCCCGGATCCGGTCAGGGAGACGACAAGAACAGTTCGGGCATGCCGCAGGGCTTCTCGATCGATCCGGCGATGATGTCGTCCATCATGAGTCAGATGCAGGGGCTCTTCGGCCAAGGTGCCGACCCGCAGGCCCAGGCCGTGTCGATCGCCCAGAAGGCCGTGCCGGATCCCGACCCTTCGGTGTCCGAAGACGCCGAGCGCGCGACGACCGACGCATTCCGCCTGGCAGAGCTCTGGCTCGCCGAAGCCACCGACTTCTCCGTCGCCAACCGCACCGCGCGGCCGCTGCGCCGTGCCGACTGGGTCAAGGAGACGATGCCGGGCTGGCAGAAATTCGTGCTGCCTATCAAGGAGAACATGTCTTCGGCGCTCACCGATACGCTCGAGTCCCAGGTTCCGGCCGAGATGAAGGGCATCCTTGCGGGTGCTTCGTCGATGTTCGGGTCGATGAGTGATTCGATGTTCGCCATGCAGATCGGACAGGCCGTCGGCGCGCTGTCCGAAAGCGTCCTCACCGGCACCGAGGTGGGATTGCCGCTGCTCCCTCACGACACCGCCGTGGTCATCGAGACGAACATCGAGACGTTCGCCTCCGAAATCGACGTCGACGTCTCCGAAGTCCGCATCTATCTCGCGGCTCAGGAACTCGCCCATCTCGCCCTGTTCGAACGTGCGCCGTGGCTGAGCGCGCAGGTCGAGACGGCACTGACCCGCTATGCGCAGGGCCTGAAGGTCGACACCTCGCAGATCGAGGATATGGCGTCGAACATCGATCCCTCGAACATCTCCGACCTCAGCGACAATATCCGCCAGGGTCTGTTCAACCCGCCGACGACAGACGATCAGAAGAAGGCACTGACGTCGCTGGAGAACCTTCTCGCCGTCATCGCCGGCTGGGTCGACGTCGTCGTCTACGAAGCCTGCAGACATCTGCCCGGTCGCGATCAGATCCGCGAAGCCATGCGCCGTCGCCGGGCGACCGCAGGGCCAGCGGAGAAGACGTTCTCAACGCTCGTCGGCCTCGAGTTCAACCCCCGTCGCCTCCGCGATGCGGCCGCGCTGTTCGGCTACCTCGAGACGCAGGGCGGCGCCGAGGCTCGCGATCGGGTGTTCTCTCACCCGGATCTGCTGCCGACCACTCAGGACCTCGATGACCCTCTGGGATATTCTGAGCGTCGTCACGCCGAGTGGACCAACGAGTCGAGCATCGATGAAGCACTGTCCCGCATCCTCGCCGAGGGCCTCGACGGGGCAGGCGGAAGCGACGCCGAGTCGAGCGCCGAGTCCGAGGATTCGGGTTCCGATGGATCCGAATCGTCCGACGACGACAGCTCCGACAGTCCAGACGATCGCTGA
- the nudC gene encoding NAD(+) diphosphatase: protein MKPLPPVQPISLARHGIDRDHLTRGQDGDLSEIWASGAQAVFEYRGTLLVAGGGLFLTDRELVPEGQTEVYLGRDPQGTRYIGVSLDDAGRSHIDARLDASRARDASDLLTAPGEGIDSSEPVWLPLRHLAEALDDVQVSLACEIVGLGNWHRAHRFSPRTGTPTTPVLGGWVRRDPESGSEHFPRTDPAVIVVIVNTDESGVERVLLGNNAAWESDRYSLLAGFVEPGETLEHAVIREIWEEAHLEVTDPRYLGSQPWPFPCSLMLGFSAIAPSRDFAADEAEIASLRWFAREELQNAIANGEVRAPSTISIAGQLLHSWLDNA from the coding sequence ATGAAGCCATTGCCTCCAGTGCAGCCGATCAGCCTCGCCCGACACGGAATCGATCGCGACCATTTGACTCGGGGCCAGGACGGGGATCTCAGCGAGATCTGGGCCTCGGGAGCTCAAGCCGTATTCGAATACCGCGGGACGCTGCTTGTCGCCGGCGGTGGACTCTTCCTGACGGACCGCGAACTGGTGCCGGAGGGACAGACGGAGGTCTACCTCGGTCGTGACCCGCAGGGCACCCGCTATATCGGAGTGTCCTTGGACGATGCCGGCCGCAGCCACATCGATGCCCGCCTGGACGCCTCGCGGGCCCGGGACGCCTCCGACCTGCTCACTGCCCCGGGAGAGGGCATCGACAGCTCCGAACCCGTCTGGCTGCCGTTGCGCCACCTCGCCGAAGCACTCGACGACGTGCAGGTGTCCCTGGCGTGCGAGATCGTCGGTTTGGGAAACTGGCATCGCGCGCACCGGTTCTCCCCACGCACAGGGACTCCGACCACTCCGGTGCTCGGCGGTTGGGTCCGCCGGGACCCGGAGAGCGGAAGCGAACATTTTCCCCGCACCGATCCCGCTGTCATCGTCGTCATCGTCAACACCGATGAGTCGGGTGTCGAGCGTGTCCTGTTGGGCAACAACGCCGCCTGGGAATCCGACCGTTATTCGCTATTGGCCGGATTCGTCGAACCGGGGGAGACCCTCGAACACGCCGTGATCCGTGAGATCTGGGAAGAAGCTCACCTCGAAGTCACCGATCCGCGGTATCTGGGCTCCCAGCCATGGCCGTTTCCGTGCTCACTCATGCTCGGCTTCTCGGCGATCGCTCCCAGCCGTGACTTCGCCGCCGATGAGGCGGAGATCGCCTCCCTGCGCTGGTTCGCCCGCGAGGAGCTGCAGAATGCCATTGCGAACGGCGAGGTGCGCGCCCCGTCGACGATCTCCATCGCCGGTCAACTCCTGCACAGCTGGTTGGACAACGCATGA
- a CDS encoding YlbL family protein, whose amino-acid sequence MTENAPRAVPAAPAPTRGTKRRRTPRLATTSGVLTYIFIALAVLLPVPYMLQLPGPVFNTLGDYQGDPMISVSGAKTYPTAGRIDMLTVAVSGGPGRDVYASQALGALINGEQTVVPTEAYYPLDTTREDVTESNAVEMSSSQDVAIAAAMGQLGKKYSVHLSVDEVVADAPAQDKLRKGDRLMSVNGKKLDSDPDAAQIMSETVQGSDSVELGIERNGKSSTVSLTPAKVDDRKAIGITMKQDFEFPVDVTFNVDGVGGPSAGTMFALAIIDELTPGAMTGGKHVAGTGEITPDGTVGPIGGARQKVAAATEKGATLFLSPADNCAEVMAAADQSKITVARIDTLADAQDSVEQYAVGNTSDLPKCPVDGSDNNEKGQ is encoded by the coding sequence ATGACAGAGAACGCCCCTCGGGCCGTGCCGGCGGCACCGGCTCCGACACGCGGCACCAAACGACGACGGACTCCGCGTCTTGCCACGACTTCGGGCGTCCTCACCTACATCTTCATCGCATTGGCCGTGCTTCTGCCGGTTCCGTACATGCTTCAGCTGCCGGGACCGGTTTTCAACACACTCGGTGACTACCAGGGCGACCCGATGATCAGCGTCTCCGGTGCCAAGACGTATCCGACAGCAGGTCGCATCGATATGCTCACCGTCGCCGTCAGCGGCGGGCCCGGCCGCGATGTCTATGCTTCTCAGGCGCTCGGCGCACTCATCAACGGCGAACAGACCGTGGTGCCGACGGAGGCGTACTACCCGCTGGACACCACTCGAGAGGACGTGACCGAGTCGAATGCGGTCGAGATGTCATCGAGTCAGGACGTCGCCATCGCGGCCGCCATGGGCCAGCTGGGCAAGAAGTATTCGGTGCATCTGTCGGTCGACGAAGTCGTCGCCGATGCTCCGGCGCAGGACAAACTGCGCAAGGGTGACCGTCTGATGTCGGTCAACGGAAAGAAGCTGGACTCCGACCCCGATGCCGCGCAGATCATGAGCGAGACCGTTCAGGGATCGGACTCCGTCGAACTCGGAATCGAACGCAATGGGAAGTCGTCGACGGTCAGTCTCACTCCTGCGAAAGTCGACGACCGCAAGGCGATCGGCATCACGATGAAGCAGGACTTCGAATTCCCCGTCGACGTCACATTCAACGTCGACGGCGTCGGCGGCCCTTCGGCAGGGACGATGTTCGCTCTGGCCATCATCGATGAGCTCACCCCCGGGGCGATGACCGGCGGCAAACATGTAGCCGGCACCGGTGAGATCACTCCCGACGGAACGGTCGGCCCGATCGGCGGTGCTCGCCAGAAAGTGGCCGCTGCCACTGAGAAGGGAGCGACGCTGTTCCTCTCACCCGCCGACAATTGTGCGGAGGTCATGGCCGCCGCAGACCAGTCCAAGATCACGGTGGCGCGCATCGACACTCTCGCTGACGCGCAGGATTCCGTGGAGCAGTACGCCGTCGGCAACACTTCGGATCTGCCGAAGTGCCCTGTCGATGGTTCCGACAACAATGAGAAAGGGCAGTAG
- a CDS encoding M48 metallopeptidase family protein, with amino-acid sequence MSRTQRWSEEGVLRAIARGEIEVRRSARRKKTVAVSKEIETYVLRTPVRYSVEHNIRSLTDLFNRLSARDHSSDTDLTELADELSRRYFGGRLRPESIRWVTNQNVSRWASTTTSTGDIRVSHRLQSVPRWVLETVVAHELVHLQIGPHSKEFHELADRHPRQADAKLYLEGFSDGERFSRRS; translated from the coding sequence GTGAGCAGAACACAGCGGTGGAGCGAAGAAGGGGTGCTGCGGGCGATCGCCCGGGGTGAGATCGAAGTGCGTCGATCGGCCCGGCGGAAGAAGACCGTCGCCGTTTCGAAGGAGATCGAGACCTACGTGCTGCGCACTCCCGTGCGCTACAGCGTGGAGCACAACATCCGATCGCTGACGGACCTGTTCAATCGGCTCTCCGCCCGAGACCATTCCTCGGACACTGACCTCACTGAGTTGGCAGATGAGCTGAGCCGACGGTACTTCGGAGGGAGGCTGCGGCCGGAATCGATTCGCTGGGTAACGAATCAGAATGTCAGCCGGTGGGCGTCGACGACCACGTCGACGGGCGACATCCGCGTCTCACATCGCCTGCAGTCCGTGCCTCGATGGGTGTTGGAGACCGTGGTGGCCCATGAGCTCGTGCACCTGCAGATCGGCCCGCACTCGAAGGAATTCCATGAGTTGGCAGATCGTCATCCGCGGCAGGCGGACGCAAAACTCTACCTCGAAGGCTTCAGCGACGGAGAACGTTTCAGTCGCCGGAGCTGA
- a CDS encoding NUDIX hydrolase, protein MIDLDTARQEVERGPQNPFSPAFAELFDRQGADSLRRSGGEQHVTASCLVIDPSAEAVLLNHHRKARLWGQFGGHLETVDLSLRGAARREAEEESGLRPLPRVTAAPIDLHVHDLSVAFGTCTRHFDVVFAALASTDDSPRVSDESFDVAWFPLNQLPDELMPDLPNRLPNLYRSAVAALSSGD, encoded by the coding sequence ATGATCGATCTCGATACCGCCCGGCAGGAGGTCGAGCGCGGACCGCAGAACCCATTCTCCCCGGCCTTCGCGGAGCTCTTCGACCGGCAGGGTGCCGATTCCCTGCGCCGCTCCGGCGGTGAGCAGCATGTGACCGCCAGCTGCCTGGTCATCGATCCGAGCGCCGAGGCGGTTCTGCTCAACCACCATAGGAAAGCCCGATTGTGGGGTCAGTTCGGCGGCCACCTGGAAACCGTCGACCTCTCCCTCCGCGGTGCCGCACGCAGAGAAGCCGAAGAGGAGAGCGGTCTGCGCCCGCTCCCCCGAGTGACGGCGGCCCCCATTGATCTGCATGTGCACGACCTATCGGTCGCATTCGGGACCTGCACCCGGCATTTCGACGTCGTCTTCGCAGCCCTGGCTTCGACAGACGACTCACCACGCGTGTCGGACGAGTCCTTCGACGTCGCATGGTTCCCACTGAACCAGCTGCCCGACGAGCTCATGCCCGATCTGCCGAACCGACTGCCGAACCTCTATCGCTCCGCCGTGGCAGCCCTCAGCTCCGGCGACTGA
- a CDS encoding ATP-dependent DNA helicase UvrD2, which yields MNASATALLEALDDEQRAVATHFDSPVIVLAGAGTGKTRAMTHRIAYGIASEVFPANHVLALTFTAKAAGEMRSRLRGLGVPAVQARTFHSAALRQLRFFWDRFADGDFPRIIENKAGIIGSVMQSLGLETSRELTRDVASEIEFAASSLLGVEDYSTKAAVRDLPGQLSVEDMVRIFEAYGEAKTRGRVLDFDDVLLVLSGVLAEYPAIAAEIREQYRHFVVDEFQDVSPLQFDVLSRWLGQRDNLCVVGDPAQTIYTFAGADASLLGSLSTSMPEARTIRLVRNYRSSQAIVSTANSLLRHTSQSALTLRTDNPMGRQPRMVEYPTDEAEASGVVQAISAEIQAGRRPRNIAVLFRTNGQSPSYEHALAAAGIPYVLRGGERFFARKEVKEAVLMLKAARATSSGQRLPEAVVEVLGSLGFTREPPAAGAGRQRWESLKALVDLADEHQHGQELPVPMEVFLDDLSDRAEHQFAPDIEGVTLASFHAAKGLEWDSVHLVGLSEGLLPISYAQTPMAIAEERRLFYVALTRAGTDLRMSWSLARFDNKQKPRRSSRFLAELGQSAPMVGSGRTESNSAALNRCCGCGRALVSQIDRALGRCSDCPAGIDLELLDRLRRWRVRVGMEQGLPPYLVLTDTSLSVIAEVRPRSLDALARVPGIGATKLELYGANLLGLIGD from the coding sequence ATGAACGCTTCGGCCACGGCCCTGCTCGAGGCCCTGGACGATGAACAGCGCGCCGTCGCCACCCACTTCGACTCACCGGTGATCGTCCTCGCCGGCGCCGGAACAGGCAAGACCCGCGCCATGACACACCGGATCGCCTACGGAATCGCATCCGAGGTGTTCCCGGCCAACCATGTCCTCGCTCTGACCTTCACCGCAAAAGCAGCGGGGGAGATGCGCTCACGCCTGCGCGGCCTCGGAGTTCCCGCAGTACAGGCCAGGACGTTCCACTCAGCGGCGCTGCGTCAGCTGCGCTTCTTCTGGGACCGGTTCGCCGATGGTGACTTTCCGCGGATCATCGAGAACAAGGCGGGCATCATCGGCTCGGTCATGCAGAGTCTCGGATTGGAGACCAGCCGTGAACTGACCAGAGATGTCGCTTCGGAGATCGAGTTCGCGGCTTCCTCCCTGCTGGGCGTCGAAGACTATTCGACGAAGGCCGCGGTCCGGGACCTCCCCGGTCAGCTGAGCGTCGAGGACATGGTTCGGATCTTCGAAGCCTACGGGGAGGCGAAGACACGAGGTCGGGTGCTCGACTTCGATGATGTGCTCCTCGTGCTCTCCGGTGTCCTGGCCGAGTACCCGGCCATCGCGGCAGAGATCCGCGAACAGTACAGGCACTTCGTCGTCGACGAGTTCCAAGACGTCTCGCCGCTGCAGTTCGATGTTCTCTCCCGCTGGCTCGGCCAACGTGACAATCTCTGTGTCGTCGGCGATCCCGCCCAGACCATCTATACGTTCGCCGGAGCCGATGCGAGTCTGCTCGGCTCGCTCAGCACGTCGATGCCCGAAGCCAGAACGATCCGCTTGGTGCGCAACTACCGGTCGTCTCAGGCCATCGTGTCGACGGCGAACAGCCTGCTGCGGCACACCTCACAGTCCGCGCTGACGCTGCGAACCGACAATCCGATGGGTCGGCAGCCGCGGATGGTGGAGTATCCCACGGACGAAGCCGAGGCCAGCGGTGTCGTCCAAGCCATCTCCGCCGAGATCCAGGCCGGGCGTCGTCCTCGCAACATCGCAGTCCTCTTCCGTACGAACGGACAGAGTCCGTCCTATGAGCACGCGCTGGCCGCCGCCGGAATTCCGTATGTGCTGCGCGGCGGAGAGCGCTTCTTCGCACGCAAAGAGGTCAAAGAAGCCGTGCTCATGCTCAAAGCCGCGCGCGCGACCTCGAGCGGACAGCGTCTGCCCGAAGCTGTGGTGGAGGTCCTCGGTTCGCTCGGATTCACTCGGGAGCCGCCTGCGGCCGGAGCCGGCAGGCAGCGCTGGGAATCGCTGAAAGCTCTTGTCGACCTCGCCGATGAACATCAGCACGGTCAGGAGCTTCCCGTGCCGATGGAAGTCTTCCTGGACGACCTGTCGGATCGCGCCGAGCATCAGTTCGCCCCGGATATCGAAGGGGTCACTCTGGCGTCCTTCCACGCCGCGAAGGGCTTGGAGTGGGACAGCGTGCACCTGGTGGGGCTCAGCGAGGGTCTGCTGCCCATCAGCTACGCCCAGACGCCGATGGCGATCGCCGAGGAGAGGCGCCTGTTCTACGTGGCACTGACTCGTGCCGGCACAGACCTGCGGATGAGCTGGTCACTGGCTCGGTTCGACAACAAACAGAAACCGCGGAGATCTTCGCGATTCCTCGCCGAACTCGGTCAGTCAGCGCCGATGGTGGGAAGTGGCCGCACTGAGTCGAACTCTGCGGCTCTCAACCGCTGCTGCGGCTGCGGGAGGGCGTTGGTATCGCAGATCGATCGTGCCCTCGGGCGATGCTCCGACTGTCCTGCCGGCATCGACCTCGAGCTGCTGGACCGTCTGCGCCGGTGGCGGGTGCGTGTCGGTATGGAGCAGGGACTGCCGCCGTACCTGGTGCTCACGGACACCTCGCTGTCTGTCATCGCAGAGGTCCGTCCCCGCAGCCTCGACGCACTCGCTCGGGTCCCCGGGATCGGTGCGACGAAACTCGAACTCTACGGAGCGAACCTATTGGGTCTGATCGGCGACTGA
- a CDS encoding UPF0182 family membrane protein, with translation MSTSSSPTSARMPANRPRRSPLLLTLVSVAILLIAFIAFTQVYTEVLWFRQIDAANVFRTMWLTRGLTFLGGFILMAVPVWLSLHLAYRHRPVYAPTTPRQENLDRYREAIEPLRRVATIAIPAVMGVLAGITASANWNTILEWINSTSFGSKDPQFGLDKSFFVFVLPGLRLIGNQLGMALLLALIAALVAHYLFGGIRPGEQKGVILTKAAQWQLGITVAVLVIVQAGRLWLSRYDRMTAAGGIVPGVTYVDDHAALPAMAIVAIAAVLVALLFVYTAWKGNWRISIIATITLIVLGGVSIIAYPALLQQFQVNPSQQSKESDYIQHNIDATREAFDFDDIEVTPYEPSTSGKKGDLRKDAETAASIRLLDPNLVSDTFRQLQQVRPYYSFPQKLDVDRYNIDGEMRDTVISVRELAPSSVNNQSWFNRAIVYTHGFGVVAANGNQRNPDGEPLFMESDIPPKGDFPEYEPRVYFGESSPDYSIVGAPKGATPRELDYPSDEKSGSGQVNSTFTGDGGPSVGNVFNRLAYALKFQDEQILLSDALNDKSQILYDRHPRERVEKLAPFLKVDGDPYPAVVDGKIKWILDGYTTAEDYPYSTPQPLQQATEDSTTASAPNSVATLPDDEVNYIRNSVKITVDAYDGSVDMYQWDKEDPVLKTWMKVFPGLIKSSSEMSGDLMSHVRYPEDMFKVQRDLLTKYHVTSASEFYSGQDFWTLPTDPTTKASSGLTQPPFYMTLQMPGQQSPSFSLTSSYIPARSSEGQSRNNLTGFLSADADAGNKQGETAEGYGKLRLLQLPRNTTVPGPGQAQNNFNTAPDVQRSLNLLRQGESEVENGNLLTLPIGGGLLYVQPVYVRSAGETSYPLLQHVLVAFGEDIGFAPTLDEALDQVFGGDSGATAGDAGTEDSGDGESGSTSGGDAADSKSGSPDKALNDALQEAKKAMEDSDAALKDGDFAEYGKAQDRLKKALEDAVAADPSLAEDAAGKDSSAPASEPADGGGDSGN, from the coding sequence GTGAGCACCTCGTCCTCACCCACCTCCGCACGCATGCCGGCGAATCGGCCACGACGTTCGCCGCTGCTGCTCACCCTCGTGTCTGTGGCGATCCTGCTGATCGCCTTCATCGCCTTCACCCAGGTCTACACCGAGGTGCTGTGGTTCCGCCAGATCGACGCCGCCAATGTCTTCCGCACCATGTGGCTCACCCGCGGGCTGACGTTCCTCGGCGGTTTCATTCTCATGGCGGTTCCGGTCTGGCTCAGCCTGCACTTGGCCTACCGTCATCGACCCGTCTACGCACCGACGACTCCGCGGCAGGAGAATCTCGATCGGTATCGTGAGGCCATCGAGCCTCTGCGTCGGGTCGCGACGATCGCGATTCCTGCAGTCATGGGCGTCCTCGCAGGTATCACCGCCTCGGCGAACTGGAACACGATCCTCGAATGGATCAACTCGACGTCGTTCGGCTCCAAGGATCCTCAGTTCGGTCTCGACAAATCGTTCTTCGTCTTCGTCCTGCCGGGTCTGCGCCTCATCGGCAATCAGCTGGGCATGGCTCTGCTCTTGGCGCTCATCGCCGCCCTCGTCGCCCATTATCTCTTCGGCGGAATCCGTCCGGGCGAGCAGAAGGGCGTCATCCTGACGAAGGCCGCTCAGTGGCAGCTGGGCATCACCGTGGCCGTTCTCGTCATCGTTCAGGCCGGCCGGCTGTGGCTCTCCCGCTACGATCGGATGACCGCAGCCGGCGGAATCGTCCCCGGCGTCACCTACGTCGACGATCATGCCGCTCTGCCGGCGATGGCGATCGTCGCCATCGCTGCCGTCCTGGTGGCACTGCTGTTCGTGTACACCGCCTGGAAGGGCAACTGGCGGATCTCGATCATCGCCACGATCACTCTCATCGTGCTCGGCGGTGTCTCGATCATCGCCTACCCGGCACTGCTCCAGCAGTTCCAGGTCAACCCCTCACAGCAGAGCAAGGAGTCGGACTACATCCAGCACAACATCGATGCCACGCGCGAAGCGTTCGACTTCGATGACATCGAGGTGACTCCGTACGAGCCGAGCACAAGCGGCAAGAAGGGCGACCTGCGCAAGGACGCCGAGACCGCGGCCTCGATCCGTCTGCTGGATCCGAACCTCGTCTCGGACACTTTCCGTCAACTGCAGCAGGTACGACCGTACTACTCGTTCCCGCAGAAACTCGATGTGGATCGCTACAACATCGACGGGGAGATGCGGGACACCGTCATCTCCGTGCGCGAGCTCGCACCGAGCTCGGTGAACAATCAGAGCTGGTTCAACCGAGCGATCGTCTACACCCACGGTTTCGGAGTGGTCGCAGCCAACGGCAACCAGCGCAACCCGGACGGCGAGCCGCTGTTCATGGAATCGGATATCCCTCCGAAGGGTGACTTCCCCGAATACGAGCCGCGAGTGTACTTCGGCGAATCCTCGCCGGACTACTCGATCGTCGGTGCTCCGAAGGGCGCGACTCCACGCGAGCTCGACTACCCCTCTGATGAGAAGAGCGGTTCCGGTCAGGTGAACAGCACCTTCACCGGAGACGGCGGACCGTCGGTGGGCAACGTGTTCAACCGCCTCGCCTACGCCCTGAAGTTCCAGGACGAGCAGATCCTTCTCTCTGACGCACTCAACGACAAGTCCCAGATCCTCTACGACCGTCACCCACGTGAACGTGTGGAGAAGCTCGCTCCATTCCTCAAGGTCGATGGCGATCCCTACCCGGCAGTTGTGGACGGGAAGATCAAGTGGATCCTCGACGGCTACACCACTGCTGAGGACTATCCGTATTCCACCCCGCAGCCGCTTCAGCAGGCCACCGAGGATTCGACCACGGCGTCGGCACCGAATTCGGTGGCGACGCTGCCTGATGACGAAGTCAACTACATCAGGAACTCGGTGAAGATCACTGTCGACGCCTACGACGGCTCAGTCGACATGTACCAGTGGGACAAGGAAGATCCGGTTCTGAAGACGTGGATGAAGGTGTTCCCCGGACTCATCAAGTCATCCTCGGAGATGTCCGGCGATCTCATGAGCCATGTCCGCTACCCGGAGGACATGTTCAAGGTCCAGCGCGATCTGCTCACGAAGTACCATGTCACCTCCGCCAGCGAGTTCTACTCCGGTCAGGACTTCTGGACGCTGCCGACGGACCCGACGACGAAGGCGAGCAGCGGGCTCACTCAGCCTCCGTTCTATATGACCCTGCAGATGCCGGGCCAGCAGTCGCCGTCGTTCTCGCTGACCAGCTCTTATATTCCAGCTCGATCGTCCGAGGGACAGTCGCGAAACAACCTCACCGGCTTCCTCTCGGCTGATGCTGACGCCGGAAACAAGCAGGGCGAGACGGCCGAAGGCTACGGCAAGCTGCGTCTGCTCCAGCTTCCGCGCAACACCACCGTGCCCGGACCTGGTCAGGCACAGAACAACTTCAACACCGCACCTGATGTGCAGCGCAGCCTGAACCTGCTGCGTCAGGGTGAGTCCGAAGTTGAGAACGGCAACCTGCTGACTCTGCCTATCGGCGGCGGTCTGCTGTACGTCCAGCCGGTCTATGTTCGCTCCGCCGGTGAGACCTCCTATCCGCTGCTGCAGCATGTGCTCGTGGCCTTCGGTGAGGACATCGGGTTCGCTCCGACACTCGACGAAGCGCTCGACCAGGTCTTCGGCGGAGACTCCGGCGCTACGGCCGGCGACGCCGGTACCGAGGACAGCGGAGATGGAGAATCGGGATCGACCTCCGGCGGCGACGCCGCGGATTCGAAGTCCGGCTCGCCGGACAAGGCCCTCAACGACGCTCTGCAGGAGGCGAAGAAAGCCATGGAGGACTCCGATGCCGCACTGAAGGACGGTGACTTCGCGGAGTACGGAAAGGCTCAGGACCGTCTGAAGAAGGCGCTTGAGGACGCCGTGGCCGCAGATCCTTCACTGGCCGAGGACGCGGCGGGCAAGGATTCCTCCGCGCCCGCCTCGGAGCCGGCTGACGGAGGCGGCGACTCGGGTAACTGA